The region CTATCCAAAGTTTTAGTCAAAACTATACAGCAAAAGATTACGTATCACAACAGAAACATAAAAGCAGGAAGATGCACAAAGTGACCATAAATAAATGAGTCTGCAGTCTCACAAGATTAAGCAGTTTTCAATGGTTGATATTCTTCATTTAAGTTTTTTATAAATTCCTAAAGTAACCATAAATTTACCTAATAAACTCAGATACGTCAATCCAAACAGACTCTAATCCTGAGTATAGAATATAAGATTATCTACAAACAGTAACATAGAGATATGAAGTAAAATTATGAATAATACTATTCTATAAAAAAAATGCACCTCCATCATAAATAAAACAATAAGTTGATTGATTACCTCACAAAGAGCTACGAGCATTAATCCAGGGGAAAGCTCGTTGGCTTtagtttgaatatgattcaataaATGCTTTTGTCTATGTTGATCCAAACCCTTGCAATCCACAATAGCAACAGAAGGAGGTTCTTTTGGATACTAAAAAAAACACATAAGCTTTTGTTGCTTCTACTGATTTATAAACAGATAATTGAATTCAACAATCATAGTATAATAACCTTAATCTACTGAAACATACCTGTGGAGTTGCATGTACCTCAAGAACAATTTCTACAAACTGCAAagaaatttattttaaaaaatggGGATTAAttaatgaataattgaattagAATTATGAAAAgttaaaaaaaaatgaaattagGGGTTTGAAGAAAAATTGGGAACCTGGTGAGAAGAAACATCAGCAGTTCTGGGTTTGAGGGATAAATGGAAGTGAGGAGGAATGGAATTGAGAATGGTACAATCGTTTTCATAAACGGATTTCATGGCTTCAACTTCTTCAGCTATCActtgttcatcttcttcttcgcCGTCCATTGTTAGCAGAGACGGTGGAAAATTGGGTTGCGACGACGAAGTGAATCGGAATTAGCTTTTAAATTTATCTAATCTCCATTTATTTATCTAAATTGGGTTCggattttgaaaaaaaattaaaacaattTATGGTAAATAAATTGAAGAACCGAAGATTATACCGCAAGAAATCAACAATTTATGGTAAAAAAAATCAACATTCTCAACAAGATTATACAGTAGAAACGAAGAAATGAAGAAATATTGAAGAACATACCGCAAGAAATGAAGAACAGTAGAAACGAAAAACGAAGTCAACACCCAAATGTCGAGACACGTACGATTCTTCAAACACGTTCAATGATTGAAACCGAAAAATGGAAGTGTATTCGTGTTCGCTGTTATGGTTTTCGCTGATAGGGTTTCAACGttcgcaggagggaaaacaaaagaacagagaacgaaaattgaaatggagtctgaaattttattttaattagaccttagacagcgcttttgtggaaagcgctttctaaggtatgccttagacagcgctttccaaaagcgctttctaaacccccccttagacagcgcttttggttttaattttttttttaatttaaagactttagacagcgctttatcaaaagcgctgactaaggtctatatttaaaagcgctttcattatttttttggaacattttccgtgttttattttaattttaaccttagacagcgctttcttttaaaagcgctgtctaagatgcgctgttaaaagtcatttttggcgtagtgtgtagtggatgcgatatccgtgcaagtcattttattttgaccctcttttagtaaatagtacctttgataaacacacaccctttagacaagaacaacaagagtggatcccgtagagtgctacagatgcgtaggggtgctaatacattcccttcacataatcgactcccgaacccaagatttggttgcgagaccttatcttttcctttccttttctcttcaggttttctttgatcgtttcctttccctcctttgggataaataacgaacggtggcgactcttctgtgtttcttttctttcgccggttgttttttcgcatcaTTTCTTTTTTAGGTTgcaacagctggcgactctgttggggacccggtttccctaagcgagtccctcatagcttttgtaggtttcttgtttgttgggtgtttattcttttgtacagttatttatttacctactttaccttattgcattcatgtacatatgtttgctgtatctgtgggttctgtgggttgGTTGTTTATTGGGGTGAGATGttttatgagagataagcccactacccaggcttaagagtacacacaggttttagagtggatagtcatgaggcttgcatggcatgttgctacgtgaagtcgttcatgagacccacatccagacgaggtttcttttggatatattatgtcctatgggtgttccataacgacggatgttcctttagaaatcgtcgactctggtgaccatttcccgaggactcagccgaggcctctcctccgagacgcgtttatgttagctctagtgggcgcattctcgctgctcaatccgaggaccccgaggctgggaacttgatttaggatgtcctgttgaggggagtcagtggaggtctttttgtctcgtaataatgccaaaccttcagtggtaaacgtattattcgactgaagggcaagaagctgacaaacttctgttcttagaacctatcagtgaggggcaggctaaatttaggaaaccttaaccttcgaccaacccggttttctggagcagagctttgatctcgtattatattcctcagtgggtttctcttcagacagtgcaacctgacagatgttcaagcggatacaGCAATACTaatttccatgtcactgcattgcatcacatcattttgcattcatatcatttaacacatgtttatccatttctaggggtttatatcttcttcttgatttCGGTCGGGGTTTTCTGATTCTCCTAAGATGGACATTGGtagaaagagacatgtcgcctacaagttcCCTGTGGTCTATTTGGATCccattcaacagctgatgaagctaatggatcatgattctctagaaggattccggaaggattacggtttgattctaagcttcgttacagttctctccaaagatcaacatgatgctctctttacactgctgcaATTCTATGTCCCTCCTTTGAGGTTTTTtacattcccggattatatcttggtcactactttggaggaggttgccggttttctcagagttcctatcaagccgcagttgctattctacagttctgagtttctgcctgatctcagcatggttgcttcagccacatatttgggtAAATCAGTCTTAaagtctaatatgtgtcagaagggaggagtcagtggttttcatttaagtttcttagtgggagaagccaGGAGGAAGCTTGGAGATGGTGATCAGAGAGGTTTCAATGTTATGTTGGCTCTTTGTGTATacgggattgtcctgttccccaatgttgcaaaatttgtggacgtagacgcaatacgcctcttcgtgttgggaaatccggtgccgaccttgttgggagatttcttttATTCAGTGCATCACCGGAATGAtaatagaaaaggaggattggtgaattgttgtgcgcccttgttttataagtggttcagttctcacctacccaagtcaggagcgttcgttgatcttaaggactcgttgagttggtcgaagagactggtggggataagagctaaagatatttcttggtggtctgaccaAAACTTGCTTCGGGCATATATcattcacagttgtgggaacttcccgaatgtgccgttggtaggaagaagaggaggtaTCAACTATAATCtttctctagcagtcagacagtttggatatgctttaagaactccgcctttggaaaaggatgtggaagaatctttatttttccattcttcatctgatttgactgtatcccataaggcagttgaggcctggctcaaggtaatcaagagaggaaggactgtgcttggaaaaggagattgcaggacttatcattagtatgaagattggcttcagggaagagtcgaagagtttggtctgttgtttcctattgaagaacctttgtatccatctactcctgagcagtcaacaatggtgagtcgagaggagtatgacaaattgaagaaagccatggaggagcttcaaattgagaactcggagttgagtgtgaagttgcaagactgtatgcatctataccatgaggcggaatatcagaagggggaagctatcatattgcaagaggaagcagagaagaAATTGGCCGTGGAGGTgaacttcttcaggaagacagacaaagccttggggtcatccagttctgagttgaggcgagtcaagcagtAGTTAACAGATGTCGGTGGTAAGTTAGCTGGGTGGCAAAAACAgtgggatgcattttcagcttctcgaaaggcaaaagaggaggagatggtggctCAATTGACTGATCAGTTGGATAAGTTGAAGATTATGCTgaaagagaagaacaatgagctccTATGTGCCCGTACcaccaatggttacatcacagatcaactcgacaaggctcaagagcagattgaagaactcaaggtgttggcgggtttgaagaaatccagacttgaagaggtgttcggagaggatgatgggaattactacatAGAGCACATCAACAAACTGGATGGggttattcacaagaggaatctgcttatccggcgtttgacagaatctccagatcatcccgaaACGGTGGCACTGCTGGCTGAAGTTAGGAGCAGTCCCTATGGGTTGCATACAAGAGGCTGATTCTtgatttttgttcctctttttgcttgttgtgttgtagtgatgatccacaggcttgttgtggaaATCCTCTTTTGATATACTGTTGGCTAAGGCCTTTCTCTTTGAACTTATATGTATGAAGGTTTTCTctctattgcatcttgatctcagaagcTTATCCACGACTCGATCTTCTTGCACTATTtacctgatgtgagactggaatcaagggggtagaataccctttggaattgataaacatgtcattgcatttacatattcatttgcatgtcttgcataacaggtatcgcCGCAGTGGTTCTCAtgttgtttggtgttccactagcaggatagtTGATTCAGGCATTCATCGGTACGGTACCCACAGaaatcaacagagagcaatggaaggcctacaagcagagctcgccgagatgaggatccgcatgacccaattcatggatgtggttcaaggagtggctcagggacagcaagagctcagatagatgatacagaggaatcccgccactactcaactAGAGACGGTAATTGATCCTCCAGTTGGAGAagttaacggacccagtggactggggcctatcccgatcccacgtGCCAACCCTGATCAACAATccattcatgatgatcaggaggatcagttcaccttgatgcaggaggactttggcatgggccaaggcatggaccccatgtttaggagattggaggagaggctgaaggcggtggaagggcagaatgctctcggagtagatgttgctgacttggggttggtcccaggcgtgagagttccgccaaaattcagAGTCCCAGtgtttgacaaatacaatggcaactcttgcctgaagactcatgtgcaagcctacttccgcaagatggttgcatactccgatgatgagaagctgcttatgtacttctttcaggacagcctagctggggcatccctggaatggtatatgaggctggacagagcccacatctGCTGCTGGAGAGACTTTGCTGAGGCCTTTGTAAAGCAGTATCAGTCAAACAcggacatggcgcctgacaggACTCAACTTCAGAAcctgtctctcaagagcaacgaatgctttagagaatatgctcaacgctggagagagacagcttcccgtgttcagcctccgatgttggagaagGAGATGGCTAACATGTTTATGAACACGCTGCCTGGgtcttacttggagcgtctggtgggttgcaacgcctccaactttgctgatgtagtctctatcggtgagagggtggagaactacttgaagacatgtaagatccagAATGGAGATGGATCatcatcaggggtgaagaagtcgttcattgGAGGGCAGAAGCGGAGAGAGGGGGATGCCAATTCTTTGTCTTCATATCAGAGCAGGGGTGTCCGGAGGAACAACTTCCAGAATTACCATCAGTAACCCTATGTTGTGGCTATGACtattccggctgcagcaccagtgcaacaacaacaaccacagtgTCAACAGAATCAATACCAACAATAGCAACAGGGTAATATACCTGTctatcaacagaggcaaaagatgatggataggcgtttcgacactcttccgatgtcgtacgctcagttgcttccTAGCCTTCAACAATTACAACTCGTGTAGTTACGCACTCaggctcctcccgttggtaggcttccggtgggttatgatgccaacgctaggtgtaatttccactctggggcacctggccataatattgagaactgcaaagcttttaagcacgtagttcaggacctcatagattcaaaggccattaactttgtgccagctcctaatgtcgtcaacaatcccatgtcgcagcatggtggtgcgaatgttAACGTGGTGGAAGGAGAAGCCAGATCCgtcaaggatgtgttgaagttgaagacttcactgttggagattaaagactacttgctgaaggccgatgttttccccggttgtgggagcggttgtttgggttgtgttatgcagagtggaggttgtttgaaactgcagcaaggtatccaggccttgctcgacaatGGTATCCTCCAGGCTGAAGACTTGTCCGTCCAAgagtctgttgaaggggttgctgaagaggtgtttgaagatgctgcTGATGAATTCACAAATGTTGATCCTGTTGATTGTGTAATTCAtaatgatgtatttaatttttccaatgttgttgctgatatcccaaacattatggttgattctgatgtaattgatgaacttgattccgatgttttggatgtttgcatttcaatgaataagatttctgagtatgactgtgatgttgccactatcacaattttctatccaactgctcagatcagtgtgccagaagcgcaaccagtgccaccagtgcgaccatccactatgaccatcactacccctggtcctttacctttcaccagtgaaagggccattccttggcattatggggggagtgtatacacgcATGATCAcggagtggagcagccactgaaagtagaagaggtgcagaaTCAGAAGCTTGAGTCTGAAGTGGAAATAAAATATCCCGCAGTGGACAATattggtggaatcgggcgattcactaggagtggtagactgttctcaccacccgttacccaagctgataatgtTGACACCGCGGCGAAAGCCAAGGGCAAGCAAGctgtgaatgagggtacctctgcaccacaggcaggttctgagcctacttttgcgaaggatgtggacgagctcttgaggatcataaagaaaagcgactacaaggtagtcgaccagttgattcaaactccgtccaagatatccattctctcactcctgctgtgttcggaggcacacagggaggcacttctgaaagtcctaaatgctgcatatgtgcctcaggagatctccgtaaaccaactagaagggatcgttgcaaatgttcatgcaagcaacgggttgggttttactaATTCTGACTTAACACCGGCTGGAtgcaatcataacaaggctttgcacatctcaatggaatgcaaagacaccgtgttatcaCACGTTCTGGTGGATACgggttcctctctcaatgtgctacccaagagagccctgtcaaggttagaagtagaaggtttggtcttgaagccttctgatctcgttgtgagagccttcgatggttctaagaggtcggtgttcagagaggtagaattgccaattcagattggatcacaaaccttcaacaccgtcttctatgtgatggatatcagtccctcatacagttgcctgctgggtcgtccttggatccacaatgttggggcagtctcctcgaccttgcatcagaagataaagttcccggtcaacggacgaattatcaccatctgtggtgaggaggacattctggtcagtaacctgtctacattcaagtatgtagaggtagaaggtgaaattcatgagaccctgtgccaggcctttgaggcagttcagatcaaggacgcaactccggtggaagaggttaaagcaggtgcctctatctcgtccttcaagcaggcgcaggccttggtaaattcaggtgttgccCCCGGATGGGGACGTCTGTCGGAGTTACcgatgaaagaagacaagtttgggattgggtatcagccaactttgacttctacaacttcaacgcctcagactcgtcaggggccgattaaTTTCTCCAGCGCTGacatcattcagtatggccagatctctgcaatcaacgaagaagatggggatagtgattgcgacattgacaactgggtgcgtccgagggtcccgggtgaagtcatcaataattggtcttctgaagagataatccaagtcactcttcttgaagagtaatttttcttgtttgttcatgcatatccaagtcttacgttccgcccagggcgtaatgactcattgtagggctcatctatgtgaacacctgcattttttatcataaataaaggacgtctttttgcattcaaatattttgctcactgtctttctatttttgcagttttcaaaaatcaaaataaatatatttggcaatgttttgtttagttttcactcatTGTTCACACTCAgaagcacataccatcactcgtgcagatgcacgtcaccggatcctattgataacggttctaCTATGACTtgcttcgactttgaaaatccaatctttcaagctgaagaagaggatgatgaagactgtgaactccctgaagaacttgccaggttgttaaaacaggaggaaagggtcactcaaccgcatcaagagtctgttgaagtgattaatctcgacaccgaggacgtcaaaagagaaatcaaaataggggctgctttggaagatgatgtgaagaaggggctgattgaactgctgcaagagtatgttgacatcttcgcttggtcttatcaggatatgccagggcttgacacagacatcgtggtacatcgcttgccgctcaaagaaggttgtcctccggtcaagcagaagctcagaagaacaagaccagagatggctgtcaagataaaggaagaggtgcaaaaatagttggatgcagggtttctagcagttacgaattatccgccatgggttgcaaatatcgttcccgtacctaagaaggatggaaaggtacggatgtgtgtcgactatcgtgatctgaacagagctagtcccaaagatgatttcccattacctcacatcgatgttttggtggataattCGGCTCAGTTatcggtattctccttcatggatggcttttctggctataatcaaattaagatggcaccataagacatggagaagacaactttcataaccccatggggcaccttctgctacaaggtgatgtcgtttggtctaaaaaacgctggggcaacatattcatcatgaaattgaggtttaggttgatgatatgattgccaaatctcagacggaagaagaacatttggtgaatctgcgGAAACTttttgagcgtttgaggaaatttaagctgaggcttaatccgaacaagtgtactttcgtggtgagatctggaaagctgttgggttttattgttagcaaaaaagggattgaggtggatcctgacaaagtaaaagcgatgcaggaaatgcctgagccaagaacagaaaaacaagtctgtggtttcttagggaggttgaattacattgcaaggttcatctctcacctaacagccacgtgtgagccaattttcaagttgttgagaaaagatcagactatcaggtggaatgatgattgtcaaagggctttcgaaaagataaaagagtatttgcagaatcctccaatccttatgcctccagtcccagggagaccgctgattatgtatttgacagtacttgataattccatgggttgtgctctcggtcaacacgacaagacaggtaggaaagagcatgccatctactacctgagtaagaaattcacagattgcgagtcgagatactcaatgcttgaaaagacatgttgtgcacttgcatgggctgctaagcgattgagacaatacatactgactcacacaaccttactgatcttcgagatggatccagtcaagtatatatttgagaagccagctctcaccagaagggttgctcgttggcaaatggtactgacagagtacgacatccagtatacgtcacagaaagccatcaaagggagtattctgtcagactatcttgctcaacagccgattgatgattatgacccgatgaagtttgattttctagatgaagacatcatgttcctcaagatgaaagaaTGTGAGGAtccagttgttgaggagggacctgatccagatgaaaaatGGACCTCAATGTatgatggggccgtcaatgccaaaggaagtggaattggtgctgtcattactatTTCGAAAGATGCCCACttgcctttcaccgctcgtctgactttcgagtgcaccaataacgAAGTCGAGTATGAAGCTTTcatcttgggtattgagcaagccattgatttgagaatcaagactctggacatcttcggagattcaactctagtgatcaatcaagtgaatggtgattggaatactctccagcctaatctggtcccctacagagattacacgagaagactgttgactttcttcacaacagtaaagttgtatcatatacctcgtgatgagaaccagatggcagacgctcttgctactctatcctccatgatcaaggtgattcgtTGGAACAATGCTCCCAGAATCGATGTTATACGCCTTGATAGGGCCACGTATGTGTTTAttgctgaactggtagttgatgacaacccctggtatcacgacatcaagtgctttctgaagaatcaaaagtaccctgcaggggcatccaacaatgatagaaagactttgagaagattggcaggcagtttcttcttgaacaaagacgatgtgatgtataagaggaacttcgacatggttttgctcagatgcgtggatagacacgaagcggacatgttaatgcaggaagttcatgaaggctccttcggtactcatgccggcggacatgcaatggctaagaaattgttgagagcgggttattactagatgaccatggaatcagattgtttcaaatatgctcagaagtgtcataaatgccagatttatgctgataaggagcatgtgccgccaaatcctctgaatgtgatgtcttcgtcatggccgtttgctatgtggggcattgatatgattggaaagattgagccgactgcctccaatgggcatcacttcatccttgttgccatcgactatt is a window of Lathyrus oleraceus cultivar Zhongwan6 chromosome 6, CAAS_Psat_ZW6_1.0, whole genome shotgun sequence DNA encoding:
- the LOC127094089 gene encoding uncharacterized protein LOC127094089, which translates into the protein MDGEEEDEQVIAEEVEAMKSVYENDCTILNSIPPHFHLSLKPRTADVSSHQISLQFVEIVLEVHATPQYPKEPPSVAIVDCKGLDQHRQKHLLNHIQTKANELSPGLMLVALCEEAVEKLSDMNHPDGDCPLCLFPLVTEEHQSETLPFMKLMSCFHCFHSECIIRWWNWLESSKQTGSSKSDNATARRNRGMCNCKVAFDDRHV